The window CGAGCCCCGGAAATTAACCTGAAAAATGGCGTAACCCCGGTTGGCGAGGAATTGGACTTCGGGATTGTATCCCCAGCTATCCCGGTGCCAAGGGCCCCCGTGGGGATTTATCACGACAGGGAGATTTTTTGCCGGGCGGCCTTTGGGCAGGGTTAAATAACCATGGATCGTGAGGCCGTCGCGGGATTTGTAAGAGACGGGTTTCATCTCGGTGAGGTCGGCGGGGTTCAGCCAAGGACAGGCATTAGCGAGCTCCTCGAGTTTATCGGTCTGGACGTTATAGAGGTAATAAATGCCGCGCAGTGTGTCACTGGTGGCCCGGACGATAAAAAGGTTTTCAGCATCATCGGTGCCGGTAATCTGGACTTCGACACCGGGGAGGAGGGTTTGTAGGCGGGTAAAGATTTTCTCAATGACTGGGTCGAGGAATTTGCGGTTCACCTTTTCTTTTTCGAAGGTGATCGTCGTGAGTACCTTGCGTTTACGGGAATAATGCAGGCTCTCGACATCCACGTCGGGGTCTTCATAAAGGACTTCGAGCTCTTTACCGGTGGCCGGATCGATTTTGACTATGGCGGATTTATCACGCCCGAGATTTGAGGCCGCATAAACGAATTGGTTATCAAAGGTGAAAAACTGGGGGGAAATGCCCTCGCGGAAATTCGTCGTCAGGACGGTTTTGAAAGGTGCCTTTTCATTAGGGCGGTAGAGTAAACTGGTATTGACCCCGTCGGTGGTGGTCGCCATCCGGATTTTTCCTTCATGGTCGGTGATCCAATTGCCGATATTACCCGGATTTTCCGCGACCATATTCATCTTGCCCGACTGGATATCCAGCCGGTAAACGTCGAAGACTTCGGGGTTACGTTTATTCATCCCGATCAAGACATCGGTGTCACTAATATCCTCGAGGTTATCCACCATGCCAGCGCGGACTTTATCGAAAGGAGTGAGGTCTTTGGCCCCTGAGCCGTCAGGATTCGCCGAAAAAAGATGGAAATTCTCGTCACCGCCGAAATCGCGGGAATAAATGATCCGATCCCCTTTCCAGAAATAGGAGGATATATCCCGGTCTTTGAGGTCGGTGACACGGGTCGCCTCGCCCCCGGAGGTTTTCCGGACAAAAACATTCATCCGGTTTTCCCAAGGTGCGAGATAAGAGATGTATTGACCGCTTGGGGAGATTTGGAAAGCGGCTTTTTCGGGGTTACGGAAAAAATCTTTAAGCGGGATCATAGGCGGTTTTGGGGTGGTATTTTTCTGGGGGGAACAGGCCGTGGCGGCCAGTAAAAGGCTGAAGCAGGTGATGAGATTGCGTAAATGCATAGAGGAACGGATTTTAACACACGACCCAAGGGCAAGTTGCTCTCCTATTTTTCCCAATCCCGGATCACGGCGAGTATTTCTGTGGGGCTATCGACGAGGAGGTCAAAGGTGGGAATACAGTTTGTTTCCAGTTCCTTGCGGGAATGAATACCCCAAGTCACCCCGATACTGCGCATCCCGGCATTTTTGGCGGTTAATGCATCGACAGGACTGTCCCCGATATAGACGGATTCAGTAGTGCCGGGTGAGGCGGCCTTGGTGAGTCCCCGGGGATCGGGTTTCGGGGCGGGCATATCTTCTTCCCCGGTAATCGTCTCGAAATACGGGCCCAGACCGAGGTGATGGATGACTTTGCGGATCAGAGAGCCTTTGTTATTACTCAGGATACATTGTCGGAATTTAAGGGAGTTCATTTCCCGCAGCAGGGGTGTCACTCCTGCGTAGGGTCGGAAGAGGCCGGGTTCATTTTCCACCATGAGGTCGATGGTTTGATAAAACTCAGTAGCCATCTGCTCCGAGGTATCACCGTCATTGATCCCGGCGGCCATACCCATGCGCTGTGCAGTGGGCCATCTCATTTGCTCCACGATCTGTGCGGGAGTCTGCGGGAGGACCCCGTATTTGTGCAGGACCACATTTGTCCCGTGGACGACGGTGGGTAGGGAATCCATCAATGTCCCGTCATAATCGTAGATGAGTGTCGTAATCATGATGCCCCCTAAAAAAATAGTTTCCCTCAAGACTCGACTTTATCGTGGGAAGGAATGATTTCAATGGTATTTAAACCGTTTTTACGCCTATGATCTGGGGCTTATGGCGATCATTGGAAAATGGAATAAACTCAGAGTGCTCCGTGACACTTCTCCCGGTATGTATTTAGATGACGGTCATGGCGGGGATATCCTGCTGCCCGGAAAATATATCCCGCGCGATTTGCGTGAAGGTGATGACATCGATGTCTTTGTTTATCTCGACTCAGAGGATCGCCTGGTCGCGACCACCGAGAAACCATTTGCCACAGTCGGGGAATTTGCCGCCCTGCGAGTGGCGGGGATTAACCGCAATATCGGTGCGTTTTTGGAATGGGGTTTGCCCAAGGATTTGCTCTTACCCTTTCGCGAACAGCTCGGCCCGCTCCGTGAAGGGCAGACCGTCGTCGTCTATATCTATCAAGATATCCAATCCTCCCGCTTGGTCGGGACGATGCGCCTAAAAAAGCATCTCAGCCAGACCCCGCCCCCTTATACACAAGGCCAGGCGGTTAACCTCTTGGTGACGAACCCGACCCCGCTTGGATACAGTGCGATTATCGAGAATCAATACACGGGGTTACTTTTTAACGACCATTTGTCCGGCCCTCTCAAAGTCGGGCAGAAACTCAAAGGATTTATCCAGTCCGTGCGGCCTGACGGGAAAGTCGATCTCCGGCTCGATGAATCCGGCTACCAGAAAGTCATGCCCCTGCGTGATTTGATCCTCCTCGCCCTCAAGAGGAACCGCGGGCGTTTGGAGCTGGATGATAAAACCCCACCGGAAGACATCCGGGAACGTTTCGGTGTCAGTAAAAAAACTTTCAAACAAGCCCTCGGTGCCCTTTACAAGGAGCGCATCATTATTTTTGAAAACCAAGGTATCCGCCTGCTGGATCAGGATAGTAAAAAATAACGAGGGACTTTTGGCCCCCCCCCCTTCCAGAATGTGCCCATACACACGATTTGCCTACTAACAAGCGGGTTTGGCAGGGTTATCCCAACCGCCCGGGGGCATGATATGCCCGCCTTCCGTAGGGCCCCATGTGCCGGGTTCATAAGGATGAACCGCGGTGTTTGCTTTTAATGCCGGGTCCACAATGCGCCAGGCCTCCTCGACATAATCTTCACGAGCAAAAAGGGTCGCGTCCCCTGCGATGGCCTCTCCCAAGACACGCTCATAAGCATCTTCTTCTTCGGCTGTCGGGTGGTGGTTTTGGATGATTTCGGTGTATTCACTGGCTTTGTCTTTCAGGGGATTCAGGATATTCATCCCGAAAGCGATAATCACATCCGGGCTGATACGGAAACGTACGATATTGGGTTTGAGGTTAAAGCCATGGTACATACTGGGGGCTT of the Verrucomicrobiota bacterium genome contains:
- a CDS encoding HAD family hydrolase is translated as MITTLIYDYDGTLMDSLPTVVHGTNVVLHKYGVLPQTPAQIVEQMRWPTAQRMGMAAGINDGDTSEQMATEFYQTIDLMVENEPGLFRPYAGVTPLLREMNSLKFRQCILSNNKGSLIRKVIHHLGLGPYFETITGEEDMPAPKPDPRGLTKAASPGTTESVYIGDSPVDALTAKNAGMRSIGVTWGIHSRKELETNCIPTFDLLVDSPTEILAVIRDWEK
- a CDS encoding S1-like domain-containing RNA-binding protein — its product is MAIIGKWNKLRVLRDTSPGMYLDDGHGGDILLPGKYIPRDLREGDDIDVFVYLDSEDRLVATTEKPFATVGEFAALRVAGINRNIGAFLEWGLPKDLLLPFREQLGPLREGQTVVVYIYQDIQSSRLVGTMRLKKHLSQTPPPYTQGQAVNLLVTNPTPLGYSAIIENQYTGLLFNDHLSGPLKVGQKLKGFIQSVRPDGKVDLRLDESGYQKVMPLRDLILLALKRNRGRLELDDKTPPEDIRERFGVSKKTFKQALGALYKERIIIFENQGIRLLDQDSKK
- a CDS encoding S9 family peptidase, which codes for MHLRNLITCFSLLLAATACSPQKNTTPKPPMIPLKDFFRNPEKAAFQISPSGQYISYLAPWENRMNVFVRKTSGGEATRVTDLKDRDISSYFWKGDRIIYSRDFGGDENFHLFSANPDGSGAKDLTPFDKVRAGMVDNLEDISDTDVLIGMNKRNPEVFDVYRLDIQSGKMNMVAENPGNIGNWITDHEGKIRMATTTDGVNTSLLYRPNEKAPFKTVLTTNFREGISPQFFTFDNQFVYAASNLGRDKSAIVKIDPATGKELEVLYEDPDVDVESLHYSRKRKVLTTITFEKEKVNRKFLDPVIEKIFTRLQTLLPGVEVQITGTDDAENLFIVRATSDTLRGIYYLYNVQTDKLEELANACPWLNPADLTEMKPVSYKSRDGLTIHGYLTLPKGRPAKNLPVVINPHGGPWHRDSWGYNPEVQFLANRGYAIFQVNFRGSTGYGRKFWEASFKQWGLKMQDDVTDGVHWLIDQGIADPKRVGIYGGSYGGYAVLAGLAFTPDLYACGVDYVGVSNLLTFMKTIPPYWKPYLEMMYEQVGHPEKETDMLKAASPVFHADKIKAPLLVVQGAKDPRVNIAESNQIVEALRKRGVEVEYLVKDDEGHGFHNEENRMEFYATMERFLAKHLHPDK